The following are encoded together in the Methylorubrum sp. B1-46 genome:
- a CDS encoding quinoprotein relay system zinc metallohydrolase 1, with translation MSKETTITRRAGLALGLSAAALPWLRAEAAPLQYPLHPVEIVPRVWTIYGAPEPITRANGGAIANITVLDTSDGAVLIDAGPSHRYGTALKALAERLTGKPVVRVYLTHIHADHVLGATAFEPGTVSGGPALRGDLKRAGTDLTNGMYRVAGDWMRGTGVPEPGRVAEAGVETIGERRFRILPLAGHTREDLCLFEESSGLLFPGDLVFLDRAATTPDADPERWRGALATLSEIDHHLLIPGHGPVEAGRRGIDQTRRWLDTVEARIDEGFSRGLDVTELMAEPLPDWTAGLAVARYEFARSVMHLLPALERRDLPRCTQA, from the coding sequence GTGAGCAAGGAAACCACGATCACCCGCCGCGCCGGCCTCGCCCTTGGGCTTTCCGCCGCCGCCCTGCCCTGGCTCCGGGCCGAGGCCGCGCCGCTTCAATATCCGCTTCATCCGGTCGAGATCGTCCCGCGGGTCTGGACGATCTACGGCGCGCCCGAACCCATCACCCGCGCCAATGGCGGGGCGATCGCCAACATCACCGTGCTGGACACCAGTGACGGTGCCGTCCTGATCGATGCCGGCCCCTCGCACCGCTACGGCACGGCGCTGAAGGCTCTGGCCGAGCGCCTGACGGGCAAGCCGGTGGTGCGGGTCTACCTCACCCACATCCACGCCGACCACGTGCTCGGCGCGACCGCCTTCGAGCCCGGCACGGTCAGCGGCGGCCCGGCGCTCCGCGGCGACCTGAAGCGGGCCGGCACCGACCTCACCAACGGTATGTACCGGGTCGCGGGCGACTGGATGCGCGGCACCGGCGTGCCCGAGCCCGGTCGTGTCGCGGAAGCGGGCGTCGAGACCATCGGCGAGCGCCGCTTCCGTATCCTCCCGCTCGCCGGCCACACCCGCGAGGACCTGTGCCTGTTCGAGGAATCGTCCGGCCTGCTCTTCCCCGGTGACCTCGTCTTCCTCGACCGCGCCGCCACCACACCGGACGCCGATCCCGAGCGCTGGCGCGGCGCGCTGGCGACGCTCAGTGAGATCGACCACCACCTGCTGATCCCCGGCCACGGCCCGGTCGAGGCCGGACGCCGCGGCATCGACCAGACCCGGCGCTGGCTCGACACGGTCGAGGCGCGGATCGACGAGGGGTTTTCCCGTGGGCTCGACGTGACCGAGCTGATGGCCGAGCCCCTGCCGGACTGGACCGCCGGGCTCGCGGTGGCGCGCTACGAGTTCGCCCGCTCGGTAATGCATCTCCTGCCGGCCCTGGAGCGCCGCGACCTACCGCGATGCACTCAAGCTTGA
- a CDS encoding rhodanese-like domain-containing protein, which yields MRRAALTAALGLAVLAGAARADFDSDETTGYRVQNYRAPVTRPVEAGERIDIAALDRLRDEGAVLIDTMPQRGGYDPATGAWRIVDRRETIPGATWLPETGRGRLEPRLAAYFARHLARLTGGDRGRPIVFFCLADCWMSWNAVKRAAALGYTRLYWFADGTDGWTDTERPLVEAVPPPVPPLEDR from the coding sequence ATGAGGCGCGCCGCTCTTACCGCAGCGCTCGGTCTCGCCGTCCTCGCGGGTGCCGCCCGGGCCGATTTCGACAGCGACGAGACCACCGGCTACCGGGTGCAGAACTACCGCGCCCCGGTGACCCGCCCGGTCGAGGCCGGGGAGCGGATCGACATCGCCGCCCTCGACCGCCTGCGCGACGAGGGCGCGGTGCTGATCGACACCATGCCCCAGCGCGGCGGCTATGACCCCGCCACCGGCGCGTGGCGCATCGTGGACCGCCGCGAGACGATCCCCGGCGCGACGTGGCTGCCCGAGACCGGCCGCGGCCGGCTCGAACCGCGGCTCGCCGCCTACTTCGCCCGCCATCTCGCCCGCCTGACCGGCGGCGACCGGGGGCGCCCCATTGTATTCTTCTGCCTCGCCGATTGCTGGATGTCGTGGAACGCGGTCAAGCGCGCCGCCGCGCTGGGCTACACCCGCCTCTACTGGTTCGCCGATGGCACCGACGGCTGGACGGACACCGAGCGTCCCCTGGTCGAGGCCGTCCCGCCCCCGGTTCCACCCCTCGAAGACCGCTGA
- a CDS encoding quinoprotein dehydrogenase-associated SoxYZ-like carrier, whose product MPFLSPFRPFIDRPLARAAAPSSGSRDPLDSPLWPAMAERYLGGRRTVFDDAVQVMLPPVTEDQTQVPVTVDARALGSADEVLVIADLNPFPLTLRLEPLAAKPFVAFRMKIEQGTPIRAAVRKGETWHVGGRYLDAAGGGCSVPPVVEKKVDWKSLGETRARVWSEADGLRLRLRMTHPMDTGMLANIPLFLIEELSVADSAGAVLARLTLQEPVADNPTLTLLPDRPATGEALTLKARNTNGTTFTVRVPIPPNAASAAAPAAGQEGRL is encoded by the coding sequence ATGCCCTTCCTCTCCCCCTTCAGGCCCTTCATCGACCGGCCGCTCGCCCGCGCGGCGGCCCCATCCAGCGGCAGCCGCGATCCGCTCGATTCGCCGCTCTGGCCGGCCATGGCCGAGCGCTATCTCGGCGGGCGCCGCACCGTGTTCGACGACGCGGTGCAGGTGATGCTACCCCCCGTCACCGAGGACCAGACCCAGGTGCCGGTGACCGTCGATGCCCGCGCCCTGGGAAGTGCCGACGAGGTGCTCGTCATCGCCGACCTCAACCCGTTTCCGCTGACCCTGCGGCTGGAGCCACTGGCGGCCAAGCCTTTTGTCGCCTTCCGCATGAAGATCGAGCAGGGCACGCCGATCCGCGCCGCGGTCCGCAAGGGCGAGACCTGGCATGTCGGCGGGCGCTATCTGGATGCGGCGGGCGGAGGCTGCTCGGTGCCGCCGGTGGTGGAGAAGAAGGTCGATTGGAAGAGCCTCGGCGAGACCCGCGCCCGGGTCTGGAGCGAGGCCGACGGCCTTCGCCTGCGCCTTCGCATGACCCACCCGATGGACACCGGCATGCTCGCCAACATCCCGCTCTTCCTGATCGAGGAGCTGAGCGTGGCCGATTCCGCCGGCGCGGTGCTGGCCCGCCTCACCCTGCAGGAGCCGGTGGCCGACAATCCGACCCTGACGCTGCTGCCGGACCGCCCGGCGACCGGCGAGGCGCTGACGCTCAAGGCCCGCAACACCAACGGCACGACTTTCACGGTGCGGGTGCCGATACCGCCGAATGCGGCGTCCGCGGCCGCTCCGGCCGCCGGGCAGGAGGGACGGCTGTGA